The DNA sequence CACGCGAGGCCACCACTCATTTGCTCACGCTGAGTGAGGCCATCGACGTGATCATCCCCCGCGGCGGCAAGGGCCTGATTCACTTCGTGCACCAGCACTCCCGCATCCCGGTCATCAAACACGATGAGGGGGTCTGCCACCTGGTCGTCGACGGGTCGGCCGACGTAGAGGTAGTCGAGCGTGTGGTGCTCAACGCAAAAACCCAACGCCCCGGCGTATGCAATGCCGCCGAGACGCTGCTCTTTACGCGCAACGCGCTGGGCGTCCACGTGGAGCGCTGCCTTAAGGCCCTGGCCCGCGCCGGCGTTAAACTCCACCTCTGTGAGACCAGCGCCGCCATTGCCGAGTCACTGGACATCGCCTACACCCCGGCCACCGACCAGGCTTACGCCACCGAATTTTTGAGTCTGGAACTATCGGTCAAAGTGGTCGACGACCTGGAGGCCGCCATCGCCCATATCGACCGCTTTGGCTCGCGTCACTCCGAAGCGCTGCTGACCGAGAACTACCCGCAAACCCAGCGCTTTATCGACGCGGTCGACTCCTCGGTGGTACTGATCAACGCCTCCACGCGCTTCAGCGACGGAGGCCAACTGGGCCTGGGCGCCGAGATTGGCATCAGCACCACCCGCATGCACGCCTACGGCCCCATGGGGTTAAAGGAATTGACGACCACCAAATTCGTTGTGTTAGGTACGGGACAGATCCGGGAGTGACCCGCGATGTTGGCCTCGCCAGTGGGCTCCCACTATACTCGTACAGCCCGCGAGGCCTCCTGCTGCATACGCCGGCAGGTTACCAATCCAGGAGAGGAATGAAGACAGAGAGCGCCGCTTCCACCCCGAACACCGACCAGACCGACCTCGATCAGGAGCTGACCGAGGTTGCCCGTGGCATTGCCGCGGTCACCTGGGATCTCAAAGCCCTTAACACCACCGTCATCGATCTGCGCGGCCGGGTGAGCTACACCGACTTCATTGTGGTGGCCACCGGCACCTCCGAGCGCCACGTGCAGGCCCTGGCCCGCCGCGTCGACCAGGAGATGCGCGAGTCGGGACGCAAGACCATGGGCGCCGAAGGTCTCGACACCGGCCGCTGGGCTCTGCTCGACTACGGTGACATCATCGTACACATCTTCCATCAAGACGCCCGCAGCGACTACGATCTGGAGCGCATGTGGTCCGAAGCCCCTCGCCTCGAACTGGAGGGAGCGCCGGCCGAGCTCTACGGGCACTTTGACGGCGAAGCCTTTGACGCCTGATTCGCCCCCGGCCCGTCCGCGCACCTCTTGAGAGGTTGCCTTCACGCCCCCGCAGGCTCGACCTGCGGGGGCGTGGTTACTCTGGCGCCGCTCACCGACGGGCTCACTTATGGTAGGGCTCACCGCGAATGATGGTCATCGCCCGGTAGAGCTGCTCCCACAGCATCATTCGCGCCATCTCGTGGGGGAAGGTCATCTTCGAGAGGGAGAGTCGCCGC is a window from the Lujinxingia litoralis genome containing:
- a CDS encoding glutamate-5-semialdehyde dehydrogenase; amino-acid sequence: MKETFDPQLLTEQARGVRRAARQLARQPGSVRDDALQHMAQSLRAHTEAILQANQADLARARHNDLSDAFIDRLRLTPERIEQMAAAIDEVRALADPVGGYDEMWMRPNGLQVARKRIPLGVIGIIYEARPNVTSDAAALCLKSGNGVMLKGGSDAYASNLAVVTAMRQGLRASALPEDACQAIGFVESRAREATTHLLTLSEAIDVIIPRGGKGLIHFVHQHSRIPVIKHDEGVCHLVVDGSADVEVVERVVLNAKTQRPGVCNAAETLLFTRNALGVHVERCLKALARAGVKLHLCETSAAIAESLDIAYTPATDQAYATEFLSLELSVKVVDDLEAAIAHIDRFGSRHSEALLTENYPQTQRFIDAVDSSVVLINASTRFSDGGQLGLGAEIGISTTRMHAYGPMGLKELTTTKFVVLGTGQIRE
- the rsfS gene encoding ribosome silencing factor — encoded protein: MKTESAASTPNTDQTDLDQELTEVARGIAAVTWDLKALNTTVIDLRGRVSYTDFIVVATGTSERHVQALARRVDQEMRESGRKTMGAEGLDTGRWALLDYGDIIVHIFHQDARSDYDLERMWSEAPRLELEGAPAELYGHFDGEAFDA